In the genome of Kitasatospora cathayae, one region contains:
- a CDS encoding TOMM precursor leader peptide-binding protein, protein MRLVLKPALSRSWRDSETLQFGTITRYAGVLGNADKTLCEFLELVDGTRDRPELLSAGERIGLGREPTDTLLSELEETGLLDDAEATDRALSRFPRPHRDLLGPDLASLSLVHSGPGAAPAVLARRAETRIEVRGAGRVGAAVAAVLAAAGTGTVTVADSGRVQPGDCSPAGLPAADVGRLRATVARETVQRAAGRPLIPVPRRKSDDPPPNFVVLAPRDGSAAFAGGTYEARLLLRAGVPHLYVGVVEEFGIIGPLVIPGRSACGHCLVLRREDEDAAWPRVLAQLADNGPGRARTPACDTALATAVAGLAALHVQVYLDGGRPPSVDGWCEVSAGDGMPRRLRLRGHPDCGCLWQPLPPG, encoded by the coding sequence GTGCGCCTCGTGCTGAAGCCCGCTCTGTCCCGCAGTTGGCGGGACTCCGAGACCCTGCAGTTCGGCACCATCACCCGGTACGCCGGGGTGCTCGGCAACGCCGACAAGACCCTGTGCGAGTTCCTCGAACTGGTCGACGGAACGCGCGACCGACCCGAGCTGCTGTCCGCCGGCGAGCGGATCGGGCTCGGCCGCGAGCCCACCGACACCCTGCTGAGCGAACTGGAGGAAACCGGACTGCTGGACGACGCGGAAGCGACCGACCGGGCGCTCTCCCGCTTCCCCCGGCCCCACCGGGACCTGCTCGGGCCCGACCTCGCCTCCCTGTCCCTGGTCCACTCCGGCCCCGGCGCCGCACCCGCGGTCCTGGCCCGGCGGGCCGAGACCAGGATCGAGGTGCGCGGCGCGGGCCGGGTCGGCGCCGCCGTCGCGGCGGTGCTCGCCGCCGCCGGTACCGGCACCGTCACCGTGGCCGACAGCGGGCGGGTCCAGCCCGGCGACTGCTCGCCCGCAGGGCTGCCGGCCGCGGACGTCGGGCGGCTGCGCGCGACGGTCGCCCGGGAGACGGTGCAGCGGGCCGCGGGCCGTCCACTGATCCCGGTGCCACGACGGAAATCCGACGACCCGCCGCCCAACTTCGTGGTCCTCGCGCCCAGGGACGGCAGCGCCGCCTTCGCGGGCGGAACGTACGAGGCCCGGCTGCTGCTCCGGGCCGGGGTGCCGCACTTGTACGTGGGCGTGGTCGAGGAGTTCGGCATCATCGGGCCGCTGGTGATCCCGGGCAGGTCCGCCTGCGGGCACTGCCTGGTGCTGCGGCGGGAGGACGAGGACGCGGCCTGGCCGCGGGTCCTGGCCCAGCTGGCGGACAACGGCCCCGGCCGGGCCCGCACACCGGCCTGCGACACCGCCCTGGCGACGGCCGTCGCCGGCCTGGCCGCACTCCACGTCCAGGTGTACCTGGACGGCGGTCGGCCACCGAGCGTCGACGGCTGGTGCGAGGTCTCGGCGGGCGACGGGATGCCCCGCCGCCTGCGGCTACGAGGACACCCGGACTGCGGCTGCCTGTGGCAGCCGCTGCCGCCGGGCTGA
- a CDS encoding dihydrofolate reductase family protein: protein MRIVISEFISLDGVVQAPGAPQEDTDGGFAHGGWSHRFFDPETLGPFINEAMSTADALLFGRRTWQTMAAAWPDRAGDPLADQMNSIKKYVVSDTLDEADLTWANSTLVPGTAAVEWVRQRREAAGGDLLIMGSPTLVRTLLSEDLVDELRLMVMPVLLGGGKSLFPTDGVRRTLELASTAIAKTGVHAATYRRAVEADAPGTTA from the coding sequence ATGCGCATCGTGATCAGCGAGTTCATCAGCCTCGACGGCGTCGTACAGGCCCCCGGCGCCCCGCAGGAGGACACCGACGGAGGCTTCGCCCACGGTGGTTGGTCCCACCGGTTCTTCGACCCGGAGACCCTCGGCCCGTTCATCAACGAGGCGATGAGCACCGCCGACGCCCTGCTCTTCGGCCGCCGCACCTGGCAGACCATGGCCGCCGCCTGGCCCGACCGGGCCGGCGACCCGCTCGCCGACCAAATGAACTCGATCAAGAAGTACGTCGTCTCCGACACCCTCGACGAGGCCGACCTCACCTGGGCGAACAGCACCCTCGTCCCCGGCACCGCGGCCGTCGAGTGGGTCCGGCAGCGGCGCGAGGCCGCCGGCGGCGACCTGCTGATCATGGGCAGCCCGACCCTCGTCCGCACCCTCCTGAGCGAGGACCTGGTGGACGAGCTCCGGCTCATGGTGATGCCCGTGCTCCTCGGCGGCGGCAAGTCGCTCTTCCCGACCGACGGCGTGCGGCGCACGCTCGAGCTGGCCTCCACCGCGATCGCCAAGACCGGTGTCCACGCGGCCACTTACCGCCGCGCCGTCGAAGCCGACGCCCCTGGCACCACCGCATGA
- a CDS encoding NUDIX hydrolase: protein MTATGTGTSTLHADAVRTLTDWRPTDQDQEQLRLDYLAHLAEQPEGLYRSCLPAHITASAAVVDPVAGRVLLTLHPKVGRWLQMGGHCELGDADLASAALREAVEESGIPDLTLLRENDSPVPAKLDRHQVRCTGKDRPENTHLDVQYIALAPAGAQALISEESLDLRWFDYDRLPELTDHSVRDLVARARRLTA from the coding sequence ATGACGGCCACCGGGACGGGCACGTCCACCCTGCACGCGGACGCCGTCCGCACCCTGACCGACTGGCGGCCCACCGACCAGGACCAGGAACAGCTCCGGCTCGACTACCTCGCGCACCTGGCCGAGCAGCCCGAGGGCCTGTACCGGTCCTGCCTGCCCGCCCACATCACGGCGAGCGCGGCCGTCGTCGACCCGGTCGCCGGACGGGTGCTGCTCACCCTGCACCCCAAGGTCGGCAGGTGGCTGCAGATGGGCGGGCACTGCGAGCTCGGCGACGCCGACCTCGCTTCCGCCGCGCTGCGCGAGGCCGTCGAGGAGTCCGGCATCCCCGACCTCACCCTGCTGCGGGAGAACGACTCCCCCGTGCCCGCCAAGCTGGACCGCCACCAGGTCCGCTGCACCGGCAAGGACCGGCCGGAGAACACCCACCTGGACGTCCAGTACATCGCGCTGGCCCCGGCCGGGGCGCAGGCGCTGATCAGCGAGGAGTCGCTGGACCTGCGCTGGTTCGACTACGACCGGCTTCCGGAGCTCACCGACCACTCGGTGCGCGACCTGGTCGCCCGGGCCCGACGGCTGACCGCCTGA
- a CDS encoding WhiB family transcriptional regulator, whose protein sequence is MSTVITPPIPSVPPTSQITKADQADPPEVPFMQLNSIEQAEALGLPIPCRAFDPEVFFAETPADVEYAKSLCGTCPVKEACLAGALERREPWGVWGGELFVQGVVVARKRPRGRPRKTEVMA, encoded by the coding sequence GTGTCCACGGTCATCACGCCGCCCATCCCGTCCGTACCGCCGACAAGCCAGATCACCAAGGCCGACCAGGCCGACCCCCCGGAGGTTCCGTTCATGCAGCTCAACTCGATCGAGCAGGCCGAGGCGCTCGGTCTCCCCATCCCCTGCCGCGCCTTCGACCCCGAGGTCTTCTTCGCCGAGACGCCCGCCGACGTCGAGTACGCGAAGTCCCTCTGCGGCACCTGCCCGGTGAAGGAGGCCTGCCTGGCCGGCGCCCTCGAGCGCCGCGAGCCGTGGGGCGTCTGGGGCGGCGAGCTGTTCGTCCAGGGCGTCGTCGTGGCCCGCAAGCGGCCGCGTGGCCGTCCGCGCAAGACCGAGGTCATGGCGTGA
- a CDS encoding NAD-dependent epimerase/dehydratase family protein, with the protein MSSPPSDVRSGLTAGEDDPDTTVSPPPAYGGRPLTVAVTGAAGALGERVAARLVASPHVRRVLAVDDRRGEVAGVQWRVLDVRDPAVAERLAGVDVVVHLAMDFGMESDPRARSAYNVRGAQTVLTAAAAAGVHRVVLCTSAMVYGALADNEVPLAEDSELRATEEASLVGDLLEIERLARRAPRAHPGLQVTVLRPAVVVGPGVDTVLTRHFEAPRLLVVAGSRPCWQFCHVDDLAMALEYAALGLVEGEVTVGCDGWLEQEDVERLSGIRRMELPAALALGTAARLHRLGLTPAPAGDLAYTMYPWVVSGSRLYEAGWRPGFTNEQVLAELLAQVSGKHAVAGRRLGGKEAATSLGAAGATVALVGTAALVRRARKRRRL; encoded by the coding sequence GTGAGTTCCCCGCCTTCGGACGTTCGCTCTGGGCTGACCGCAGGAGAGGACGACCCGGACACCACGGTGTCGCCGCCTCCAGCCTACGGGGGGCGGCCGTTGACCGTGGCCGTCACCGGTGCGGCGGGTGCGCTGGGCGAGCGGGTCGCCGCCCGGCTGGTGGCCTCGCCGCACGTGCGCAGGGTGCTGGCGGTGGACGACCGGCGCGGTGAGGTCGCGGGCGTGCAGTGGCGGGTGCTGGACGTGCGGGATCCGGCGGTGGCCGAGCGGCTGGCCGGGGTCGACGTGGTGGTGCACCTGGCGATGGACTTCGGCATGGAGTCCGATCCGCGGGCCCGCAGCGCCTACAACGTGCGCGGCGCGCAGACGGTGCTGACCGCGGCCGCGGCCGCCGGGGTGCACCGGGTGGTGTTGTGCACCTCGGCGATGGTCTACGGGGCGCTGGCCGACAACGAGGTGCCGCTGGCCGAGGACTCCGAGCTGCGGGCGACCGAGGAGGCCTCGCTGGTCGGGGACCTGCTGGAGATCGAGCGCCTGGCGCGGCGGGCGCCGCGCGCCCACCCGGGGCTGCAGGTGACGGTGCTGCGCCCGGCGGTGGTGGTGGGCCCCGGGGTGGACACCGTGCTGACCCGGCACTTCGAGGCGCCCCGGCTGCTGGTGGTGGCCGGCTCCCGTCCGTGCTGGCAGTTCTGCCACGTCGACGACTTGGCGATGGCGCTGGAGTACGCGGCGCTGGGCCTGGTCGAGGGTGAGGTGACGGTCGGCTGCGACGGCTGGCTGGAGCAGGAGGACGTGGAGCGGCTGTCGGGGATCCGGCGGATGGAGCTGCCGGCCGCGCTGGCGCTCGGGACGGCGGCGCGGCTGCATCGGCTGGGCCTGACCCCGGCCCCGGCGGGGGACCTGGCGTACACGATGTACCCGTGGGTGGTGTCCGGCAGCAGGCTGTACGAGGCGGGCTGGCGTCCGGGGTTCACCAACGAGCAGGTGCTGGCCGAGCTGCTGGCGCAGGTGTCCGGCAAGCACGCGGTGGCGGGGCGCCGGCTGGGCGGCAAGGAGGCCGCGACCAGTCTGGGGGCGGCCGGGGCGACGGTGGCGCTGGTCGGTACGGCGGCGCTGGTGCGCCGGGCCCGTAAGCGGCGGCGCCTCTGA
- a CDS encoding ABC1 kinase family protein: MSDLPRKAVTRTARLAALPLGIAGRATLGLGRRIGGRSAEVVTAELQQATADQLFKVLGELKGGAMKFGQVLSVFEAALPEEVAGPYRAALTKLQDAAPPMPAAKVHTALAQRLGDGWRELFLEFDDRPAAAASIGQVHRAVWHDGRQVAVKVQYPGAGDALLADLSQLSRVAWLLGPLIPGLDIKPLITELRERVSEELDYELEAQAQRRHAEEFAGDPDIVVPVVVAQADQVLVTEWMDGTPLAEVIANGTQEERDRAGQLLARFLFAGPSRTGLLHADPHPGNFRLLKDDGPVGGWRLGVLDFGTVDRLPGGLPAPIGASLRMALDGDAAGVLKMLREEGFVKPSVQLDPDAVLDYLLPIIEPAAVDSFHFTRAWMRAQAARIADPRSPAYNLGKQLNLPPAYLLIHRVTLSTIGVLCQLGAKAPFRAEMLEWLPEFSNRPRTTPVKPVKAANAAKPTQRTPATARKATKPARP, encoded by the coding sequence GTGAGCGATCTTCCGCGCAAGGCAGTGACCCGCACGGCACGGCTCGCCGCCCTGCCGCTGGGGATAGCCGGCCGCGCCACGCTCGGACTGGGCAGGCGCATCGGCGGCCGCTCCGCCGAGGTGGTGACGGCCGAGCTCCAGCAGGCCACCGCGGACCAGCTGTTCAAGGTCCTGGGGGAGCTCAAGGGCGGGGCGATGAAGTTCGGGCAGGTGCTGTCCGTCTTCGAGGCCGCGCTGCCCGAGGAGGTCGCCGGACCGTACCGGGCCGCGCTCACCAAGCTGCAGGACGCCGCTCCCCCGATGCCCGCCGCCAAGGTGCACACCGCGCTGGCCCAGCGGCTCGGGGACGGGTGGCGCGAGCTGTTCCTGGAGTTCGACGACCGCCCGGCGGCGGCCGCCTCGATCGGCCAGGTGCACCGGGCGGTCTGGCACGACGGCAGACAGGTCGCGGTCAAGGTGCAGTACCCGGGCGCGGGTGACGCACTGCTCGCCGACCTCTCCCAGCTGAGCCGGGTGGCCTGGCTGCTCGGCCCGCTGATCCCCGGGCTGGACATCAAGCCGCTGATCACCGAACTGCGCGAGCGCGTCTCGGAGGAGCTGGACTACGAGCTGGAGGCGCAGGCCCAGCGTCGGCACGCCGAGGAGTTCGCGGGCGACCCGGACATCGTGGTGCCGGTCGTCGTGGCGCAGGCCGACCAGGTGCTGGTCACCGAGTGGATGGACGGCACCCCGCTGGCCGAGGTGATCGCGAACGGCACCCAGGAGGAGCGTGACCGCGCCGGGCAGCTGCTGGCCCGGTTCCTGTTCGCCGGCCCGTCCCGGACCGGCCTGCTGCACGCGGACCCGCACCCGGGCAACTTCCGGCTGTTGAAGGACGACGGACCGGTCGGCGGCTGGCGCCTGGGTGTGCTGGACTTCGGCACGGTGGACCGGCTGCCGGGCGGGCTGCCCGCGCCGATCGGGGCCTCGCTGCGGATGGCGTTGGACGGGGACGCGGCGGGCGTGCTGAAGATGCTGCGCGAGGAGGGCTTCGTGAAGCCCTCGGTCCAGCTGGACCCGGACGCGGTGCTGGACTACCTGCTGCCGATCATCGAGCCGGCCGCGGTGGACAGCTTCCACTTCACCCGGGCCTGGATGCGAGCCCAGGCGGCCCGGATCGCCGACCCGCGCTCGCCCGCCTACAACCTGGGCAAACAGCTGAACCTGCCGCCCGCGTACCTGCTGATCCACCGGGTGACGCTGAGCACCATCGGGGTGCTGTGCCAGCTGGGCGCCAAGGCACCTTTCCGCGCCGAGATGCTGGAGTGGCTGCCCGAGTTCTCCAATCGGCCGCGCACGACACCGGTCAAGCCGGTCAAGGCCGCAAACGCGGCCAAGCCCACGCAACGCACCCCGGCAACGGCCAGGAAGGCCACCAAGCCCGCCCGCCCCTGA
- a CDS encoding molybdenum cofactor biosynthesis protein MoaE — MSENHDPIRLLAIRDTPLSLDEVYEAVGDDAAGGTTVFVGTVRDHDGGKSVAALEYSCHPTAEEEMRRIAEKVVADFPVKALAAVHRVGRLEITDKAVIVAVSCAHRGEAFAAARRLIDDLKHEVPIWKHQVFADGEEEWVGADGC; from the coding sequence ATGTCCGAGAACCACGACCCCATCCGCCTGCTCGCCATCCGCGACACCCCGCTCTCGCTGGACGAGGTGTACGAGGCGGTCGGCGACGACGCGGCCGGCGGCACCACCGTCTTCGTCGGGACGGTCCGGGACCACGACGGTGGCAAGTCGGTCGCCGCGCTGGAGTACAGCTGCCACCCCACGGCCGAGGAGGAGATGCGCCGGATCGCCGAGAAGGTCGTCGCCGACTTCCCGGTCAAGGCGCTCGCCGCGGTGCACCGGGTGGGCCGGTTGGAGATCACCGACAAGGCCGTGATCGTCGCCGTCTCCTGCGCCCACCGCGGCGAGGCCTTCGCGGCCGCCCGCCGGCTGATCGACGACCTCAAGCACGAGGTGCCGATCTGGAAGCACCAGGTGTTCGCCGACGGCGAGGAGGAGTGGGTCGGCGCCGACGGCTGCTGA
- a CDS encoding M48 metallopeptidase family protein, whose product MAAPSTRGRPDEDQREKQCESQHEKQQARAQHPPSGLVTPEAHDRSRVEVRRSARRSRTVSAYREGDRTVVLIPARMSHAEEQRWVAQMLEKLAAQERRRILGDDALMARARELSAAHLGGRAQPVQVRWVTNQNSRWGSCTPSEGTIRLSHRLQGMPEYVLDYVLLHELAHLLVPDHGPAFWALLEAYPRTERARGYLEGVVSAARLPHIPGARHGAPGPDPAASCG is encoded by the coding sequence GTGGCGGCGCCGAGCACGCGCGGGCGCCCGGACGAGGACCAGCGCGAGAAGCAGTGCGAGAGCCAGCACGAGAAGCAGCAGGCCAGAGCGCAGCACCCGCCCTCCGGGCTGGTGACCCCGGAGGCACACGACCGCAGCCGGGTCGAGGTGCGGCGCAGCGCCCGCCGGAGTCGTACCGTCTCCGCCTACCGCGAGGGCGATCGCACCGTGGTGCTGATTCCGGCTCGGATGTCGCACGCCGAGGAGCAGCGCTGGGTCGCACAGATGCTGGAGAAGCTCGCCGCTCAGGAGCGTCGGCGGATCCTCGGGGACGATGCCCTGATGGCCCGGGCGCGGGAGCTGTCGGCGGCCCATCTGGGCGGTCGTGCCCAGCCCGTCCAGGTCCGCTGGGTGACCAATCAGAATTCGCGCTGGGGCTCGTGCACCCCCAGCGAGGGGACGATCCGGCTGTCCCACCGGCTGCAGGGCATGCCGGAGTACGTGCTGGACTACGTGCTGCTGCACGAGCTGGCGCACCTGCTGGTGCCGGACCACGGTCCGGCGTTCTGGGCGCTGCTGGAGGCCTATCCCCGGACGGAGCGGGCCCGCGGCTACCTGGAGGGCGTGGTGTCCGCCGCCCGTCTGCCGCACATTCCGGGGGCCCGGCACGGTGCACCCGGTCCGGATCCGGCGGCTTCCTGCGGGTGA
- a CDS encoding YlbL family protein, with translation MPRRSATMLAATLLLIALLCVSVLMKVPYTEMSPGPTYNTLGDQGGKPVISITGHDSYRTSGHLNMTTVQVTGAKYEPSLVNAVIGWMRDDVLVVPHDNVYPKGQSDADAKKQNAEEFASSEDSARTAALKQLGVPVGNELIVKSVTAGAPAEGRLHAGDQIVAVDGTAVDSVDQVVAGVTKHKPGESVVFTVVPRAKDTSGNGSATPGTRTDVTVPTVRAKDLDPKAPAERAELAVVGIGTGIRHTYPFQIDIGLQDVGGPSAGLMFSLGIIDKLTPGGDLTGGKFVAGTGTIDDDGKVGPIGGISMKLIAARDAGAEYFFTPSSNCAEATKNVPSGLTLIKTDTLDGALKSLEQIRSGQTSALPSCPK, from the coding sequence ATGCCACGCCGCTCCGCGACGATGCTCGCTGCCACCCTGCTGCTCATAGCGCTGCTCTGCGTCTCGGTGCTGATGAAGGTGCCGTACACGGAGATGAGCCCGGGCCCGACGTACAACACGCTCGGCGACCAGGGTGGCAAGCCGGTGATCAGCATCACCGGCCACGACTCGTACCGGACCTCCGGGCACCTCAACATGACCACCGTCCAGGTCACCGGGGCGAAGTACGAGCCCAGCCTGGTCAACGCGGTGATCGGCTGGATGCGCGACGACGTGCTGGTGGTGCCGCACGACAACGTCTACCCCAAGGGGCAGTCGGACGCCGACGCCAAGAAGCAGAACGCCGAGGAGTTCGCCTCCTCCGAGGACAGCGCCCGCACCGCCGCGCTCAAGCAGCTGGGCGTCCCGGTCGGCAACGAACTGATCGTCAAGTCGGTCACCGCGGGGGCCCCGGCCGAGGGCCGGCTGCACGCGGGCGACCAGATCGTCGCCGTGGACGGCACCGCCGTCGACTCGGTCGACCAGGTGGTCGCCGGCGTCACCAAGCACAAGCCCGGCGAGTCGGTGGTCTTCACCGTGGTGCCGCGGGCCAAGGACACCTCCGGCAACGGCTCGGCCACCCCGGGCACCAGGACCGACGTCACCGTCCCGACCGTACGGGCCAAGGACCTCGACCCGAAGGCCCCGGCCGAGCGGGCCGAGCTCGCGGTGGTCGGCATCGGCACCGGGATCCGGCACACCTACCCGTTCCAGATCGACATCGGCCTGCAGGACGTCGGCGGCCCCAGCGCCGGGCTGATGTTCTCGCTCGGCATCATCGACAAGCTCACCCCCGGCGGCGACCTGACCGGCGGCAAGTTCGTGGCCGGCACCGGCACCATCGACGACGACGGCAAGGTCGGCCCGATCGGCGGGATATCGATGAAGCTGATCGCCGCCCGGGACGCCGGGGCCGAGTACTTCTTCACCCCGTCCTCGAACTGCGCCGAGGCCACCAAGAACGTGCCGTCCGGGCTGACCTTGATCAAGACGGACACCCTGGACGGCGCGCTGAAGTCGCTGGAGCAGATCCGCTCCGGGCAGACCTCCGCGCTGCCGTCCTGCCCCAAGTGA
- a CDS encoding zinc-dependent metalloprotease yields the protein MSDLPFGFGVPPEEPEDGKAKPDDAQKKEQGQEGTGGPQPFGFGTGNPFGAMFGMPGTPGGPGGAGADNPFAAMFGGLNPGDLGAAFQQLGQMLSFEGGPVNWELAQNIARQTVVAEPAEGKSKDRSVGAAERAAVEEAVRLADLWLDGVTEFPSGAGTAVAWSRAEWIEATLPVWKDLVDPVAERVGTAMGGVLPEEMQAMAGPLMGMMRSMGGAMFGTQIGQALGALAGEVVGSTDVGLPLAPAGKAALLPQNVAEFGEGLNVPAEEVRLYLALREAAHQRLFAHVPWLRAHLLGAVEAYARGIKVDTSRMEELVGQLDPSNPEALQEALAGGLLQPEDTPEQKAALARLETALALVEGWVDAVVHAAAQPHLPQAGALRETVRRRRAAGGPAEQTFATLVGLELRPRRLRDAARLWALLADARGVEGRDALWEHPDMLPTAADLDDPDAFVHRGSGDLEGGFDFDALDRLLGEAAAGKPDLTKDDQPKTDENGTDGKDEPTA from the coding sequence GTGAGCGACCTTCCCTTCGGATTCGGCGTTCCGCCCGAGGAGCCCGAGGACGGCAAGGCCAAGCCCGACGACGCGCAGAAGAAGGAGCAGGGCCAGGAAGGCACCGGCGGCCCGCAGCCGTTCGGCTTCGGAACCGGCAACCCCTTCGGCGCGATGTTCGGCATGCCCGGCACCCCGGGCGGCCCCGGCGGCGCCGGAGCCGACAACCCCTTCGCCGCGATGTTCGGCGGCCTCAACCCCGGCGACCTCGGCGCCGCCTTCCAGCAGCTCGGGCAGATGCTCTCCTTCGAGGGCGGCCCGGTGAACTGGGAACTCGCCCAGAACATCGCCCGGCAGACCGTCGTCGCCGAACCCGCCGAGGGCAAGAGCAAGGACCGCTCGGTCGGCGCCGCCGAACGCGCCGCCGTCGAGGAGGCCGTGCGCCTGGCCGACCTGTGGCTCGACGGCGTCACCGAGTTCCCCTCCGGCGCCGGCACCGCCGTCGCCTGGAGCCGCGCCGAATGGATCGAGGCCACCCTCCCGGTCTGGAAGGACCTCGTCGACCCGGTCGCCGAGCGCGTCGGCACCGCCATGGGCGGCGTCCTGCCCGAGGAGATGCAGGCCATGGCCGGCCCGCTGATGGGCATGATGCGCTCCATGGGCGGCGCCATGTTCGGCACCCAGATCGGCCAGGCGCTCGGCGCCCTGGCCGGCGAGGTCGTCGGCTCCACCGACGTCGGCCTGCCGCTCGCCCCGGCCGGCAAGGCCGCCCTGCTGCCGCAGAACGTCGCCGAGTTCGGCGAGGGCCTGAACGTGCCCGCCGAGGAGGTCCGGCTCTACCTCGCCCTGCGCGAGGCCGCCCACCAGCGGCTCTTCGCCCACGTGCCGTGGCTGCGGGCCCACCTGCTCGGCGCCGTCGAGGCCTACGCCCGCGGCATCAAGGTCGACACCTCCCGCATGGAGGAACTCGTCGGCCAGCTCGACCCGAGCAACCCGGAGGCCCTCCAGGAGGCCCTCGCCGGCGGCCTGCTCCAGCCCGAGGACACCCCCGAGCAGAAGGCCGCGCTCGCCCGCCTGGAGACCGCGCTCGCGCTGGTCGAGGGCTGGGTCGACGCCGTCGTCCACGCCGCCGCCCAACCCCACCTGCCGCAGGCCGGCGCGCTGCGCGAGACCGTCCGCCGCCGCCGCGCCGCCGGCGGGCCCGCCGAGCAGACCTTCGCCACCCTGGTCGGCCTGGAGCTGCGCCCGCGCCGACTGCGCGACGCCGCCCGGCTGTGGGCGCTGCTCGCCGACGCGCGCGGCGTCGAGGGCCGCGACGCGCTCTGGGAGCACCCCGACATGCTGCCCACCGCCGCCGACCTGGACGACCCCGACGCCTTCGTGCACCGCGGCAGCGGCGACCTGGAGGGCGGATTCGACTTCGACGCCCTCGACAGGCTGCTGGGCGAAGCCGCGGCCGGCAAGCCCGACCTCACCAAGGACGACCAGCCGAAGACCGACGAGAACGGCACCGACGGAAAGGACGAGCCCACCGCATGA